The Chthoniobacterales bacterium genome includes a window with the following:
- a CDS encoding type II toxin-antitoxin system VapC family toxin yields the protein MAGRRGIERRSQSGRSRSGPLRGMRRLFVDTAGWMACADRNDVAHRKCTAVRDAELRVGRLLLTTDYVVDETLTLLRLRLGLRAAREWWERISGSPRLIVMSSDGEIREQALQWFFRYADKEFSFTDCTSFAVMKAEKIRDALTTDRHFEQAGFRMVP from the coding sequence ATGGCAGGGCGTCGGGGAATCGAACGACGGTCTCAAAGCGGCCGATCACGATCGGGTCCTTTACGGGGCATGAGGCGTTTGTTTGTCGATACCGCGGGTTGGATGGCGTGTGCCGACCGCAACGATGTCGCGCATAGAAAATGCACTGCGGTGCGCGATGCGGAACTCCGGGTGGGACGATTGTTGCTGACGACGGATTACGTCGTGGACGAGACATTGACTTTGCTGCGCTTGAGATTGGGGCTTCGTGCAGCGAGGGAGTGGTGGGAGCGGATCTCGGGAAGCCCGAGACTGATTGTCATGAGCAGCGATGGGGAAATTCGAGAACAGGCCTTGCAGTGGTTTTTCCGATACGCCGACAAGGAATTCTCGTTCACTGACTGCACGAGCTTTGCCGTGATGAAGGCGGAGAAAATCCGCGATGCATTGACGACCGACCGGCACTTTGAGCAGGCAGGATTCAGGATGGTGCCGTGA